The DNA region GACATTGATTCGTAATGTATCATACTCTTTAACATTATTTAGTTGACTTTGCATTTGTGTTGCGCCATTATATCAAATTCTAGAGCTATCACGTTTTTATTGTTGCTATGTGACTTTGTCCAACTAGCTTGGGTTTTCATTACGGAATTACGGAAGTTTAATACAATACCTACTAGACCAGTCTCAATCTTGTACATcccaaaatagataaaacatGCTAAACCTACATTCAAGTGTAGGCTACTAATTACACGTACACAACAACATATTACTACATCGGCAAAAGTGATCGAGACCGGTCGGGGGCAAGACTTAGGTACTTATGGGGTGGATTTGCGCCCTGGGGCTGCAGGACTCCAAGACGCGCACGAGGAACCTTTCGGCGATGAGTACAATGGCATCAGTGGAAACAACTTAGGAGGATCCATTCGTCTCCCAATGGGGGCAATTCAAGCGGGTGTGCATCTGGTAACGGAAGGGGGGACGTGGCTATGTACACTCAAACACAACTCGAGGAAGATATGGGTTAAGCATGGATGGGGTCGATTCAAACAAGAGAACAATCTGGTTGAAGGGGTTCGTTGCCATTTCAAGCTCGTTGATAACTTTGTGGTCCAATTTGAAGTGTGGTTTGATCGGCCTTAAGGTCGTTGGAATGAAGTACGTAGCTATATGCAGTTGTAGTAACTTCCGTGGCGTAATGTATGTGACAATGTCAGTTGATCGTTTTTAATGGTTGATGTAAGTGCTACGTGGGCTTTAGATGTGGTTAATGTTTCGTATCAATGTCATAATCACTCGTATTTGTATTGCTTTGATGACAACATTCCTACAACATTATGCCACAATATCAACTCGGTAGAGGCCAAAAAAATGCAGTTACAATTGACAGACCTCATCGGGTGATTGCCTGATCCAATATGTAATGGAATATTAGAATAACTTCTCTCCAGCTTTGACAACGGCCGTTCACTTCGATGCATcattgatttattgaattataAGTATAATAAACGCGTGTTGTGTTGGAAGTGAAAAAACAAAGGCCAAAAAATGATTCGAAGCAGCTAACATGAACAAGTGCGCCTTATATACGAAATACCTTCTCAACTGCTGGAGTGATAACAGTCATAATCCATAATACAAAATATGGCTATGCATCCCAAAGTAACAAGCCAAAAAAATTAGTTGCCATATTGCAAACTGATGCATGCGCCGTAATAAACATACACAGGCATAAAGTTATAACCCCGATagttaacaaaatacatacaaAAGCCACATACTTCACCAATTTCAAATCATTCCATCCGTCTCCAAGAGATCAAGCACAAACGCCGGCCGTGCCCATTCATCCAATCCCCTGAACAGATCCATTAGCTCTGGCTCCTTTACTAACTTCTTTGCCGCATAAAACTGTTGTTTGATGGTGAGCCCGGCCATGCCTTTCAGCTGGTTGAAGACCTCGGTTCTCTTTGTGCTTAAATCAAACTCATAACCAATTCGGTTAGATATGTCCTTCAGCCGCTCATTGGTGTCTTCATGGATGCGATTCATCATAGCAAGGACACTGTCCATCTTGTCCTCGGCCTTCCTCTTTTTTGGATACAATTTGGTTGGTACCCTCGCAGGTAGTCTCGCTGGTGCCGGGGCCGAGGTGCTCTCATCTACCATCTCAGGCACTACACCTCCAGTAAAAACTTCATCTGGGAATAGTTCATCTAAGGTCATCGGTGAAGATTTGGCTGAACTTGAACCAGCATCAGCCTTAGAACCATATATCTTTTGAACAGCCTCCCCGGTGTCCATTACATTAAGCCCATCCGCACGGTCCTTGCCGAAAATCTCCTTCCAGTCATTGAACATTGGCCACGACTTATTCCTCATGTACTTGGCATTAATGTCTTTCTGAAGACACATTCAACAAAAGACACCATAACCATGTGTACAACCAACTGAAAATAAGACTTCAAATACTAATAAAGTTAAAGTTGCAACTTTAACAGGCAGCCACAATTACCAAACTCACTTACTCATGGTATTAATGCGTGAATCATTCAAACGGAAGCTAACCGTGGATAATCAAACACCATAATAACAGATATAGGGGGGGAAAAGTAAAACACACTTGCATAAGCACATACTACTATATCCAAACACAAAATTTGACTAGTTATACCGCCACAACTTGTGTCCATTGTTCATCATCGATGTCTATCTTGAAGTCACCATCCGCATTGAAACCAACTCCACTACGGTCAAGTATTTGCATTAGAGAGTAGTAATTCTTTTTCCAGGTGGTGATTTTTGACTTGATGTGAGGGTGAACACAAATATCAGTTTTTGGAAATTCACGTTTAAGTGCCTCCAGAGCACGAGTCAGATAACCTGAACGAAACCCATTATCGGACTTCCAACCGGTTGCAGCCAACTCTTTCATGGCTGACATAAGAATAGTCTCCTCGCGTTCTGTCCAACAACGTCTTGCACCTGCACCTGCAGCTGCTATTACCCCTTTGTTGGGCACCATATCTGAGCTACCTGCACCGAAAAAAGCAGGGCACTATCACGTCCATAACTCCTACGCACAAGAACGGAGCTTAGATGAAGACATTACCATCTGGTAATGGACTCCCGTCATTGTCATTAGCGCTTCGGTGTTGAGATGCCATAGGATGAAGCAATTGTGATACTTATTTCCTGGTTTTATATGCAACAAAGAAAGCAAATAACAAACACAATAAATGTATGGATGTAGGTTGACACAATACCGAAACCATGAATAAGCTTTCGCCGCCATCGGCTTTCATCAAATATTACGTAACACAGATTGGTAGCAACAGTCACATTGGCAAAACAACCTAACTACTTCTGATAACCGAATAATAGACCTGTGGTGGAGCTTCAACCTTCGTTCGCCGTCGTCGATTCCACAAGGTGATTGAGAAGTCCTTCGGAATCAATTGCGTGGGCGGGAGCTAGGGTATACCGCGTATTAAATTGGCAGTCCCAATTTAGGGATGAAGAGGGCAAATTGGGATTTTAACAAATATTTGAGGACAACACCGTCATTCCGTATTGCCTATCTATACTTTATGCAACCCAAACCAAACAGAGGTGTTACAATCTCGGGATATGAATTTCTTCAACCAAACACGAGGGTGTGATTGTTAACTCCATCCTCCAACATGCTTTTGGAGTCTACTATCTTCAAACCCATGTTTGGCTATCAACGAAACCAAACGAGCCCTTAGTTAAACCTACTCTCGTTTTTGGCTTTCAAACAAGCCAGTTTCACTCCCTATGCTGGAAATATCCAGCTTTCGTCTGCGAAAGTGACAACTTCTTCTCCCTCcgtacaaaatttaaatttaaataaaaataaaaatataaataataatactcctataACTCATATCCTCCCTCCATTCCACTTTATAGTCTCAGttgattaaatataaataataatactcctataACTCATTtcctcccttcgtcccactttaGATTCTCAGTTGATTTCAgcgcgagttttaagaaatgcaaaagaaagttaatgaaaaaagatagtggaacgtgggttctacttttttatattagttttataataaaatgttagtagaatgtgagatctAATATcatttatgaaatatttcaaTTGAAACTTCTAAAATGAGACACcaaaaaatggtaaattggGACTCCTAAAATGGGGTGGAGAGAGtatgaaaagagaaaaaaatagtactatgtaGTACAAAGTTTTTACTTGTTTgtgctcttactttatttcgatttttttaattttaatttgttttacagtatactactccctctatcTCGATTAATTATCactctttgaccggacacggattttaagaaatgtaaagaaaagttggttgaaaaagatagtggaatgtgaaatccacttttttatattgattttataataaaatgtgagtgaagtgagttagaggaatgtggggtctacttaccatttatggtaaaaataaagcatgacaattattgagggacggactgaaatagAAAAGAGTAACAATTAattagggacggatggagtattatttttctttgtttatctTTTCTAATAATatggttatattttttttattatgtgaatagtatatgaatattttattttaattatataaaaactaatttaattagatatttcatattttaattaaataaaaaaatcaatttaattagaaacactacactaaattttttaaaaaaagatatgaatatagaataaaaaaaagtggtaagaaatttttataaaaagaaatgaaCATAGTTTTAATAGAtatatcaaaatgaaaaaaatgatactactaATTTTTGTGATGAAgattaattaatggagtatTTGCTGATGCATTGAATGGTTTGACCaattaaaatttgtaatttaCAAATGAATCCTTTGAATTTAAAACTACCAGAAATCGGACACACGTCGCGGCACGTGCATACGTCAAGGCAAGCAAAACAAAAAACGTCTCTTTCCACTCACTAGCAGTCTAGCACCACCTTTGATCCAAAGCGGTTCTCTTCatactatactatactatactatactatactatactCGTATCGCCTGCATCTCTACGTCTGTACGATAACTCAAATTAAAGTTCAAACCTTTGTTTGAAGGCAGCGGTGTGTATGGTGGGGTACTAAGCAAAGGAATTAAACAAGATACCTTTTTTTGCCTTGCTTCTGTAAGTTCTGTTGCCTTTCTCTTTATTTAttcctttctttttttggaACGAAATCTTTAGTTCAAAAGTCCTAACAAAAGTGGGGAGCAAAAGGCCTTTCCTAATCCTTTTCTGCCTCTTTATCTTCTTCAGCAATACCAGCGAATTTTTGAGGTTTCAGAAAGTTGTTGATTGCGATGCGACATGAAGTCTTCCTGTGtatcttctctctctttctctctccacaaatactacaatttttttttgttatatttgaGAAATTTGTTTGAATTTGTGCTGTAAAAGAACCGAAGAAGATAGCTTCCCCCCTTTTTTTTGTTGAACTTTTTGAAAAGGTTTTCTGAAATTTGAGTTGAAACAGTGATTGTAATTTGTGGTCAAAGAGATCTGTAATTTATTAGGTGAAGGAGCTATCTTGGTTTCTTTTGTAGGTTTGTCTCATTGCCTGATAACGACGGCAGTGCTGTCCTAAATTAAATGTGATTTACATTAACATTGACTATTTGTTTCTTTTCCACTACTATTTTTTCTGTTTCATTCAGGTGTTTCTCTTAAATTGGATATCTAATTTATACATTTGCATATACAAATGGACTAGTCATTAATAAGCATTTGAAAATTCATCTTGACCATCATCAATCGTCTACATGGCTATTTAATGCTATTCAATGCTAAGAGAATACTCGTAGTATTATGTATATCCAATATTTTAACAAAGAAAATGTTGTTGTATTGTTGTATTTTCCTGATGGTCGTCTTAGTTGGTTGGGTGTTTTCCCTCCTACTATTAGGTTGGGGTTTCGAGTCACCTAGTGTGCGTGAGGTGTGTATGAATTGTATTTTCCCACAATCTTTAGTTCAATCACAGGTTTGGGAATATTGCCAGTTTTCACACTGACTTGGGATTTTTATTGTTCTCAGACACTTCCCTTATCAGATCCTAAAAGCAGATGGCTAAGCAGCCTTATCATAAGCATCTCTTTGGTTTGTGGTGTTTACTTGGTTAGAAGTGCATGGCTGAGGAAAGATTTCATCAAGGTATACTAAAGAACCTTCATAGCTTCATAAGCCAAAAGTGGTTGGTAAAGACTGTGTTTCAAGATGTTGTAGATAGTGTAGTTTTGGTGTTTTGAGTTTAGAGTTTTTAGTACTCGCGTTAAAATTTAGTCAACAAAACGAGCTTTAGTTAAAAATGTTACGAGAAAGAGCACAAGTTTCAATCAGATTACACTTTGGCAATACTTTAGCTTCTGTGCCAGCCTTATTGGGCTGTAGTGCTATTTGGTTCTGGCCAGTCAGGTGGGATTATTGACATCCCTCATCCGAGTTCTAGTATTGCATTTTTTAAGCCAATGTGGTGCATACTTAAGCTGTATCTAAGTAACCTTGCCGATTAAGTAATCAGTGATTCCCAATTGTTTCAATATCATGTTTTTTACTTCAAATTTTTGCTAATATAGTATATGATCAATGCAGTTTTCACCTGTATTTGGGCAGAAGACAGCAGATCAAGATACAATTTCTCATGAATGCAAGGTAGATCTTTGTGTGATTGGAATGTTTATGAAGGCATCTAAACAGCATGCCAATTGCAAATAACAACTTTAGAAAATAGGAGTAGAAGCATATGCCTTTTTTGCCTGGTATAGCGAGGTGTATGCTTGCAAGCCCTTTAAAGCGGAAACGAAATTCTAGAGAATATGAGTAATGAGTTTATGCAATAATATGTATCTATAATGCCACAAAAATTTTTTGATGCACACCACTCATTGAGATTATAATTTTTATGGTTTTTCCATGTGCTCATTTTCAGTTCCATTCTGAAGAATCTTACCTGACTTTTATTTTCCAACTGTTAGGATAATTGGCGACCCATGGGCACTGAAGCTTTGCCAAAAGGAATTGTTTCAGTTTCGTCAAACTTGGAAATGCATCCGTTGTGGGGACCTGTTTCTGAGAATGTGTGTTGAACTGGCattactaatttttttcctaatatatataaatgacaGATACCACTAGATTATTGATAACTGAAGTTACAAATCAATAAGAGAGAGTGATGAACTCTTTGTCGGAAGTATACTTGCATGGTTAATTCTTTTGTTAAATttcgttttgattttttgtaCAATTTTATTGACTATACATTGTATACTCGTGGCAGAACAAATCACATCAGCCAACAGGTTTGCTGGCCATGGCAGTTGGGATAGATCAAAAGGGAGTAGTAAACCAAATAGTTAAAAAGGTACATATTCTTAAGCTCTTATTAACCCTGATTGAAGTTCATCAGCCGTtcacttctttttcttttaatttccttttattattttattttgagtatTTGACATGGCATTGGCATCTTGTTATTGGGTTTCTTGCAGTTTCTGGAAAATGATTTTGTTGTGATGCTTTTTCATTACGATGGGGTTGTGGAAAAATGGAATGATTTGGAATGGAGTGACAGGGCCATTCATGTCTCTGTTGTAAACCAAACAAAATGGTATTGGTCTTGGTGCTTTTCCTTACCGAGTAACTCTTCAAGTTGATGAAAATGTGTCCATAATGTATTATGAGTCATTTGATATCCTTTACGTTCTCTTGCAAATAGAGTTAACTCAGGCCTGTCCATTGCTTTAATGAAATAGGTGGTTTGCCAAGCGGTTCCTACATCCGGATATTGTTGATGATTATGAGTATATATTTCTGTGGGATGAGGACCTCAAACTTGACAATTTTCATCCAGCAAGGTATATCCcaatttccattttctttttataatttgGATAAGAATGAGAAaacatataaaatattatagaGATATAAGTACAAGTGTACAAGGAAAATCTCAAATGAAGCAAGAAAGACAACCTATATAACACACCACTTGGAAGTCTAATAGTTTTCTAAATGAAGTGCAGAATTATTGGTCTGAGCTGCATTTGGCAATAAGGGTGTAAAAGTTGATCTTTAGCATGTGTTTTTGATGAAAAATAATACCTCCGTCCCATTTTAGGAGTCCCAgttgagttcggcacgagttttaagaaatgtaaaggaaagttggtgaaaaaagattgtggaatgtgggtcctacttttttatattagttttataataaaatgtgagtggaaaaaagttagtggaatgtggggcctaataccatttatggaatattccaatcgggactcctaaagtgggacacccaaaaatggtaaaccgggactcctaaagtgggacggagggagtatgtttatGAGAGCTGGATTATGTAGGCATATTTTTCCACATGTGGAATGATGCTTAAGTTCTGCAAAGACAACATTTCTGATTGTGATTGATCTCCTAACTTTTTTTTACTGTGCAAAAGAGTGATCTAATTGTTGTACCTGATTTAACAGTTCCATCCCAGATTTACAAAGTAATACAAACAGTTGACGTATGGATCAAATCTTCACATTTAAAATGTCATCCTCATTTGTACTTCCACAGGTATCTATCTATAGTCAAGGAAGAAGGTCTCGAAATATCCCAGCCTGCCCTTGATCCTGGTAAATCTGAGGTGCATCATCCGATTACCGTACGCAGACAGAGGTCAAGGTGTCACAGGTTAGATAAAAGACCTCATGTATAAAATTAAAGAATGAAAAGCTTTCCACACTGTACTCTTCTAATGAAGTAGAGAAAAGGGGGGCATTAGTGCAACTGAACCTTAAATGTTTCGATGAATATATGACAGCCGATGGtcttaatgatatttttaaccATTAACCATAAAATTGCCATGGATGTGGTCATGTATGAAGTTGCTAATCTTTTTAGGGGCGTTAACTTTACATGATTGAGAAGAGGCACAATTGAGTACTCAGTGCTAGGATTTCTCCAATCCTATCCTTTCAATGGGATATGAATCAAGCAATATTAACTTCACTGATCAAATTCATCTTAGTAAACAATGGATTGACCTTTACTGTCATTATCTATCTGGTTAAATCCAAAAAAGTAAATGGGTTCTAGTATTTGAAGAAGGATGTAACTTTGGTTGTGTActtttagataaaaaaaatgctCTTGTTTAATGAGACTCTTAAGAGCTCCATCTTTCTGCATGAATAACAGTGATCTAAATTTCTGTATTTGTGTCATGAGTAGGAGATACTATAAGTTTAAAGGTGGTGGAAGGTGTGATGAAAACAGTACAGCTCCCCCGTGTGTTGGGTAAGCTTGAAACACTTATCATTCATTCCTCACACCAAATCACAGGTTCTTTATTTCTATATTCCAATCAGGATTACATATGTGGATGTCGACTTTTGTAGTCTTGGAAGATCATCATTGCTGTCTTGCATCTTGATATTTGCTAGTCAAAatcttatttaaattgtgtTTAATATTCTTAGCTTCAAACATACATGTAGCATTAGCTGTTAATGTCTTGGATGAACACTAATGCTGATAGTGTCGATTAATATATACGATGCAGCTGGGTGGAATTGATGGCACCTGTGTTCTCGAGAGCGGCCTGGCGTTGTGTTTGGCATTTAATACAAGTATTGAATATTTGCCCTTACCATTTTTCAGTAACCTTGTTAGACTAGTCTATTTAGCTTTTTGGCTTACAGGACACAATGAGTTTTTCTCAAATATCTGACCACTTATATACTTTGTTTATTATGGAATACGAGTTAGGAACTGAGTCTTGGATAAGCTATATTAGTCTTAGCCAAATAATGCATTTTCTTAGGCTGCTGATGTGCAGAAGAAATTTACCAAGTTTCTGTTACTTACTCGCATATGATTTTTTACAAATATTTGCTAGTTCATTGTTTGTACGATACTGTTAGTCTGTTGGTCTTAATGTTTTCTAATTGCAGAATGACTTAATCCATGCTTGGGGCCTGGATAGGCAACTTGGTTATTGTGCGCAGGCGAGTTCTTGACTAGGATGTTACTCCGTCTGTTTTTCTACTCACCTCGGTCATATATTGATATTGATGATCTAAATTACAGGGTGATCGGACTGCTAAAGTTGGTGTGGTTGATGAGGAGTATATTGTTCATCTCGGTCTCCCTACTCTTGGTGGCTTTTTGGATAGAAGTAAGGTACGCAAATAACTGCCTCTTCTCAGAGAAAATTTGCTGTGGAACTCACTCAGAATTTAAAAGACTATCTCAAATAACAGTGCCTTTGTTCATTATAAATGCAGGAAAAGGCCGAGTTGGGTGATCAATCTTCTCGTTCTAAGAGTTTGTCAGATTCAGAGTCATTGGTATGAATTGCAATGCTACTTTTATTAAAGTTGTTATATAAGGAGAGAGTTTGTAACAAGTGATTCCTTGTGCCACAAATTGCAGGAAGGTGATATGTACAAATTTGATAACCGGTCTGCAGTAAGTTTTCTTGACACCATACATCCACATATATACAACTCAGGTGATGAGAATTCTTGATTATTCGATTGAAATGCATGCAGGTGCGGCTACGATCCTATATTGAAATGGGTTTGTTTAGGGATAGGTGGAATAAAGCTGTTAATGAAGACGAATGCTGGGTCGACCCGATAAAACAGCCAGCCTGCACAACAAAATGTTAGTTTTGTACAGACCTAGAGTAGAATCATTTTGTGAACATGATTGAACTTTTTCTCCTTGTTTGGTGAGTTGAAAAGAAGTGGTTTTTCCAGCATGTGTTTGTGGTTTTGATTCTGAATGAATGCAAAATCCAAATTACATATAAAAGCGTTGAGTAGCAAGTGGGTGGGAAATTACATCCCAAGGTAGAAGTTGTTTTGCAGTAGGCCTATTTGCAGGATCCATATTGAAACAACTAGCCTAGTCTACATTGACAAATCCATCACTATATTGCCTGCCTGACAGATTCTCCTTGACACCGAAGTATCCAAGAGGAAACTTCCTGTGAGTTAGGATAGTGGCAACCAAATCATCAAATTCCTCTCTCCAAACCAAAATAGATGAGCTCCAAAGCAACCACTCCAACCATCCAAATATCGGACTCGAAGCTCTTGCGACCCTCTGGTGCAGCAGCTAGATGATATATGGCCGACACACGGGGCTGAGCTTCTTGCTAGGGTATAGGTGCTCGTTGTAGTAGTCGAAGACACGCTGAACATTTCGTTTGGCGTCATAGTAGATGTGGGCGGCGCACACCCTCCCGTGGGTGTGGCCTAGCTCGTGAATAGAGGCAAACACGCTGATCAGGCGCTGGAGGATAGCGAGCATTAGTCCCTCTGGCATCATATCGATGTAGTACCTGGCCATGAGCTCGTAAAGTGAATTTCTCCACCTCCGGCATAATGGCGTAGAGATATGGCCCGTCCACGAAATGGTGCGAGTATATGTGGTTGCTCATTGAGTTGGATGCTCATACTTATTTCCCGCTCCAGTGTGGCGGCATCGTCGGGATCCAGGTTCCGGTGAAGCCGTTTAACCAGGAAACGTTTCCTTTCACCTCCCACCATCCTCTACGCTTTGGTCACCGTTGCACTGCCGTCCAGGCTACACCCCACTGCTTGCTTTAATACAAAACCTTGCTTTATCATCTTCCTACAAGTATAAAAATGTATATACTACACTACACATATAAGATTGAATTTTGCAGGTTGGCTGAAGACTAGGTAGGTAGGTTGAGAATAACAAGGATCACCACATATATGTATGCCACCTATAAATATAAAAGTTTTAAACAATGCAATGAatctaaaattaattaagatgGATGAGGATGACAAGGTCACATTAGACCCCAACATCCTTAAACGAGTTCAGTACAGACGTTCATCCCTGAAATGTTATTTCTTTGATTGGATTTCTCTCGAACTCTACTGGTGCAAATACTACCCAAAGCCGATACACTCTAGGAAAGAAGATAATAACTCCATACCCCGTCTCCTTGTTCACCAAGGAGTGGACGCCTTCCAGCTGATCCATTTCATACCAATCACCTCCTCCGCCTACGTCGCTCGGCTCTGGCTCTGGCTCTGGCTCTGGCTCAGCTCCTCAGTCAGGTAACACAATTAGtatttaatctatttttattcttttataaaGGGTTGTTGGTTAATAAGATTAAATcacatgattaaatatgtatgaTTAAATTCACAACTTAATCTTAGAGGGAGGGATATTCCGATAATTAGGCGTTGTATATTCGTGATTAAGTGTGTGAACAGGGAAAAAGACCCTGAGGGCGAGCGACGACTGAAGGCGGATGTGTGGTTGCTAGGAATTACTGCCTTGGAATTGGCTTATGGTGGCCTCAGGATTACCAGCAGGAGAGAGCTAGAATCAATTGTGACAAAGTTAAATGTGGAggattatccacacttatataggcgAGTTAGTATCGTTACCAAGTCAATGTggggacaagaattatgaattttaacacgcccctcacgtgtgggccggaatgacacatcggtcGATGTggggacaagaattatgaattttaacacgccccctcacgtgtgggccggaatgacacatcggacttccatcacgtgggtaggcgccctcacgtgtgggccggaatgacacatcggacttccatcacgtgggtaggcaagagaagagataaagagatataatccatcatcgacttggactcgctctgataccatattagaaataggtcactcaccccttaaaagacATTATAAGGGAAGAGTTATctacacttatataggtgagttAGGATCGTTACTAAGTTaatgtgggacaagaattatgaattttaacataGGCTCCCCAAGAAGATTAATGAAACCGACACGAACGCGACATTTTCCTTTGTGCTGCCGTGTGTTACCGGAGCATGTTTCCGGCCAGAAAAGGGTGTTTTCTAAGGGCTTTATGGATTTGGTGGTGAGTTGTCCGGATTTCCGACCGGAAAAAAGGCCTACATCAGCTCAATTATTATGCCACCACGCCTTCAAAAGGGTCCAATCTTGGCACGTTCTACCAGAGGGCCTCTTTCCTGATGATGAGTTTTATTGAACGCCACGGCAAATagttagtagtaatattttcacTTGCTACTGATTAATAACAATTTGTCAAATGCTTCTTCAACAAGCCGAATTGGTTCATCATTCTTCATATTCAGTCATATCCAAATCATACCCAAATCCCTTAGATTATTCACTATAGatattttgtatatactctatatttttttttgagtCATTCTAAAAATGGATTGGAGTTCAGTGAATTAGTGAATTTCTATCTACCAAATAACTTCTACTACTACTTGATAGTCTAAATAAAGATATGAAGATCCTATTTTAAAACCTTTTCACCCTGTAAAACTTTTCATTTGCTCAAATTTATAACACTAAATTCGTTTTTTTATATGTCAGGGATCTTTTTTTGGGTTGACCCACCTAAAAAAGTTTGACTACTTACAAACTTTACTTACAAATGAAATGTAAAAGAAGTTCGAATAGTTGTACCTTGTAGTggataaaatttaaattgaagaaaagtttgaatttttattttagatagATAGATGACTGTTTTAGCTAACAAATTTACCAGCCAAGGGTCCTCCTCTTCATGTATTTTACAAATGGCTACAAAAACTATGCAGTTGTACAAAATTGTAGAATGTAACAAAATCATAACAAGTATAATCTGACTTCAAAATCCCAATACTTGGGAGGTCAGATTCAGCAAAGGCTCTAAAGAGCTGGGATCAAACTTCCTAGCAAAGAGATGGCAGAGTGACGTAT from Salvia splendens isolate huo1 chromosome 9, SspV2, whole genome shotgun sequence includes:
- the LOC121747044 gene encoding uncharacterized protein LOC121747044 isoform X1; translated protein: MLFNAKRILVVLCISNILTKKMLLYCCIFLMVVLVGWVFSLLLLGWGFESPSVRETLPLSDPKSRWLSSLIISISLVCGVYLVRSAWLRKDFIKFSPVFGQKTADQDTISHECKDNWRPMGTEALPKGIVSVSSNLEMHPLWGPVSENNKSHQPTGLLAMAVGIDQKGVVNQIVKKFLENDFVVMLFHYDGVVEKWNDLEWSDRAIHVSVVNQTKWWFAKRFLHPDIVDDYEYIFLWDEDLKLDNFHPARYLSIVKEEGLEISQPALDPGKSEVHHPITVRRQRSRCHRRYYKFKGGGRCDENSTAPPCVGWVELMAPVFSRAAWRCVWHLIQNDLIHAWGLDRQLGYCAQGDRTAKVGVVDEEYIVHLGLPTLGGFLDRSKEKAELGDQSSRSKSLSDSESLEGDMYKFDNRSAVRLRSYIEMGLFRDRWNKAVNEDECWVDPIKQPACTTKC
- the LOC121747310 gene encoding uncharacterized protein LOC121747310, which codes for MASQHRSANDNDGSPLPDGSSDMVPNKGVIAAAGAGARRCWTEREETILMSAMKELAATGWKSDNGFRSGYLTRALEALKREFPKTDICVHPHIKSKITTWKKNYYSLMQILDRSGVGFNADGDFKIDIDDEQWTQVVAKDINAKYMRNKSWPMFNDWKEIFGKDRADGLNVMDTGEAVQKIYGSKADAGSSSAKSSPMTLDELFPDEVFTGGVVPEMVDESTSAPAPARLPARVPTKLYPKKRKAEDKMDSVLAMMNRIHEDTNERLKDISNRIGYEFDLSTKRTEVFNQLKGMAGLTIKQQFYAAKKLVKEPELMDLFRGLDEWARPAFVLDLLETDGMI
- the LOC121747044 gene encoding uncharacterized protein LOC121747044 isoform X2; the encoded protein is MKSSCTLPLSDPKSRWLSSLIISISLVCGVYLVRSAWLRKDFIKFSPVFGQKTADQDTISHECKDNWRPMGTEALPKGIVSVSSNLEMHPLWGPVSENNKSHQPTGLLAMAVGIDQKGVVNQIVKKFLENDFVVMLFHYDGVVEKWNDLEWSDRAIHVSVVNQTKWWFAKRFLHPDIVDDYEYIFLWDEDLKLDNFHPARYLSIVKEEGLEISQPALDPGKSEVHHPITVRRQRSRCHRRYYKFKGGGRCDENSTAPPCVGWVELMAPVFSRAAWRCVWHLIQNDLIHAWGLDRQLGYCAQGDRTAKVGVVDEEYIVHLGLPTLGGFLDRSKEKAELGDQSSRSKSLSDSESLEGDMYKFDNRSAVRLRSYIEMGLFRDRWNKAVNEDECWVDPIKQPACTTKC
- the LOC121747045 gene encoding uncharacterized protein LOC121747045 yields the protein MPPINIKVLNNAMNLKLIKMDEDDKVTLDPNILKRVQYRRSSLKCYFFDWISLELYWCKYYPKPIHSRKEDNNSIPRLLVHQGVDAFQLIHFIPITSSAYVARLWLWLWLWLSSSVREKDPEGERRLKADVWLLGITALELAYGGLRITSRRELESIVTKLNVEDYPHLYRRVSIVTKSMWGQEL